Proteins from a genomic interval of Harpia harpyja isolate bHarHar1 chromosome 9, bHarHar1 primary haplotype, whole genome shotgun sequence:
- the HSBP1 gene encoding heat shock factor-binding protein 1, with protein MAETDPKTVQDLTAVVQTLLQQMQDKFQTMSDQIIGRIDDMSCRIDDLEKNIADLMTQAGVEELEGENKTPATNKS; from the exons ATGGCCGAGACCGACCCGAAGACCGTGCAGGATCTCACCGCCGTG GTGCAGACATTGCTTCAGCAAATGCAGGACAAATTTCAAACCATGTCTGACCAAATAATTGGAAGAA TTGATGACATGAGCTGTCGCATAGATGACCTGGAGAAGAACATAGCAGACCTCATGACACAAGCGGGAGTGGAAGAATTGGAAGGCGAGAACAAGACCCCTGCTACTAACAAGAGTTAA